The following nucleotide sequence is from Pseudomonas putida S13.1.2.
CTGGCAGAGGAAGCTGCCCCAGCGCTGAACTCCGGCGACACCGCCTGGATGCTGACTGCAACGGCGCTGGTGCTGTTCATGACTATCCCGGGCCTGGCCCTGTTCTATGGCGGCATGGTGCGTTCCAAGAACGTGCTGTCGGTGATGATGCAGTGCTTTGCAATCACCGGCCTGATGAGCATTCTGTGGGTCGTCTACGGCTACAGCATGGCCTTCGATACCACCGGTATGGAAAAGGGCGTGCTCAACTTCAATTCCTTCGTCGGCGGCTTCTCCAAGGCCTTCCTCAGCGGCGTCACGCCCGAGAACCTGACGTCGGCCACTGCACTCTTCCCTGAGGCGGTATTCATCACCTTCCAGATGACCTTCGCCATCATCACCCCGGCACTGATCGTGGGTGCCTTCGCCGAGCGCATGAAGTTCTCCGCGATGCTGGTGTTCATGGGCATCTGGTTCACCCTGGTGTATGCGCCGATCGCGCACATGGTGTGGAGCGGTGACGGTGCACTGATGTGGGACTGGGGCGTACTGGACTTCGCCGGCGGCACCGTGGTGCACATCAACGCCGGTATTGCAGGCCTGGTCTGCTGCCTGGTACTGGGCAAGCGCAAGGGCTACCCGACCACCCCGATGGCCCCGCACAACCTGGGCTACACCCTGATGGGCGCGGCAATGCTGTGGATCGGCTGGTTCGGCTTCAACGCAGGCTCCGCCGCCGCCGCCAACGGCACCGCTGGCATGGCCATGCTGGTCACCCAGATCGCCACCGCTGCTGCTGCACTGGGCTGGATGTTCGCCGAGTGGATCGGTCACGGCAAACCCAGCGCCCTGGGCATCGCTTCGGGTGTGGTTGCCGGCCTGGTTGCCATTACCCCGGCTGCAGGCACCGTGGGCCCTATGGGCGCCCTGGTGATCGGCCTGGCTTCGGGTGTGATCTGCTACTTCTGCGCCACCACCCTCAAGCGCAGGCTCGGCTATGACGACTCGCTGGATGCCTTCGGCGTGCACGGCATCGGCGGCATCATCGGTGCGATCCTTACCGGTGTGTTCGCAGCCCCGGCGCTGGGCGGCTTCGGTACCGTTACCGACATCGGCATGCAGGTCTGGATCCAGGCCAAGGGCGTGATCTTCACCGTGGTCTACACCGCCATCGTCACCTACGTGATCCTCAAGGTCCTGGATGTGGTGATGGGCCTGCGGGTCAACGAAGAAGAAGAGTCGGTCGGCCTCGACCTGGCTCAGCACAACGAACGCGGCTACAACCTGTAACTGCGACGCGGTAAAAACTTGCCCGGCTTGCCGGGCATTTTTTTGCCAGAATTTCAGCATTTCGCGCTTGGCAAACGGTTTATCCGTCACGTTCGCGACGTAGGTAAAAAACTTACAAGTCGTAGGGCGTTTATGGAGCTTTGCTTTTTCCACGGGCGCGCTAGAATGCGCGCCGAAGGGTGTTTGACGTGTAGTCCACACACTTCGCCAGCCTTTGCTAGGCTTGCCAATAGCGTGTGGCCAGCAGGGGCTAGATGGATTTGTCAGGTCCTGCCAGGAGCAGGGCCTGCTGGGTGCCGCCTCCCATCAGGAGCGCCGACCCAAGGGCAGTGGCCTAACCCACGGCCAGTTGAATTTTCACTGGTGGCTGCCGGTCTACGGCTGCACTGGTCTATAACTAACCTGCTTTCGCAAGTCATGAGGTAGAACATGAGCGACGACGATCTGGAAAACGACGACCTCGAAGTAGGCGATGAAGACGAGGCTGATGAGGGCCTCGAAGCGGCGGCTGACGACGGCGTTGAAGACGCTGGCGATGACGACAGCAGCCCGGCACCTGCTGCCAAGGGCAAATCCAAGGCGGCTGTCTCGGTAGACGAGATGCCGAGCATGGAAGCCAAGCAGAAAGAGCGTGATGCACTGGCCAAGGCGATGGAAGAATTCCTTTCGCGCGGTGGCAAGGTGCAGGAAGTCGAGGCCAACGTGGTCGCCGACCCGCCCAAGAAGCCGGACAACAAATATGGCAGCCGCCCTATCTGAGTGGCTGAACGCAAAAAAGCCCGCCGTCGCTGCGGGCTTTTTTGTGCCTGTGAGTTTTGTGCTGGCTGTACTGGCCCTATCGCCGGCAAGCCAGCTCCCACAGGATCACCGAGGGCTTCAGCCTTGCGCGATCCCTGTGGGAGCTGGCTGTACTGGCCCTATCGCCGGCAAGCTCCCACAGGATCACCGAGGGCCTCAGCCTTGCGCGATCCCTGTGGGAGCTGGCTTGCCGGCGATAGGGCCGCACAGCGGCCCCTGTCAGCGCCAGCGCGAAAGGACGTCGGGCAGCTGCGACAGGCGCTGGATCTCGGCATCCGGTGCCTGTTCACCGGTCCAGGCCTTGCCCTGGGGGTTGAACCATACGGCCCGTAGCCCGGCGCGCTGGGCGCCTGCGATGTCATCGCCGGGGTGGTCGCCGATGTGAACGGCGGTGCTGGCGTCCGCCTCGCCGCGGCGCAGGGCTTCCAGGAACGGTGCCGGGTCCGGCTTGCCAATGCCGAGGTCCTCGGCGCACAGGGCAAAGCGGAAGTAGTCCGCCAGCCCCAACCGGCTCACGTCGGCGTTGCCGTTGGTGACCACGCCCAGGATGTAATGGTGACGCAGGATCTCCAGCACCGGCTGTACCTCGGGGAAGATCTCCACCTGGTGGCGAGCATGCAGGAATACTTCAAAGCCTTCGTTGGCCAGCGCCTGCGCTTGCTTCTCGCTGTAGCCGACTTCTTCCAGGGCATGGAACAGCACCCGTCGGCGCAGGGCGCTGATGCGGTGCTTGAGGCCGGGCTCGGCCTGTACCAGGCGCTCGCGGATGGCAAACAGGTGCTCCACCGGCACGCCGCCCAGGATCGGGGCGTTGGCTTCGAGCCAGTCGCGCAGCACGACTTCTGCGCTGGCAATGACCGGCGCGGTGTCCCACAGGGTGTCGTCGAGGTCGAATGTGATCAGCTTGATGCTCATGAGTCTGTGCCTTTGCTGCGTTTGGCCCGAGGGTGGGCGCTGTCGTACACCGCGGCCAGGTGCTGGAAGTCCAGGTGGGTGTAGATCTGCGTGGTGCTGATGTCGGCATGGCCGAGCATCTCTTGCACCGCCCGCAGGTCCTGGGACGATTCCAGCACATGGCTGGCGAAAGAATGGCGAAGCATGTGCGGGTGCAGGTGCTGGCCCAGCTCGCGCTCACCCGCCTTCTTCACCCGTTGCTGCACAGCCCGTGGCGTGATGCGGTTGCCCTGGCGGGTGATGAACACCGCGCGGTCACGCGGGTTGCCGATGCCGCGCAGGCGGTACCAGGCCTGCAGCGCCTCGCGGGCCTTGCGGCCAACCGGCAGCACACGCGCTTTGCCACCCTTGCCCAGCACCTGCACCAGGCCGGCGGCGAGGTCGATGTGATCGAGGTCGAGGTTGGTCAGCTCGGACAGGCGCAGGCCAGACGAATAAAACAGTTCAAGAATGGCCTGGTCACGGCGGGCGATGAAGTCGTCGTCGACGCCGCCATCAAGCAGCTGCAGGGCGCGGTCGGTGTCCAGCACCTTGGGCAACCGGCGCTCACCCTTGGGCGCGCTCAGGCCGGTGGCCGGGTCGTGCTGGCACAGGCCTTCGCGGTTGAGGTAGCGGTACAGGCCGCGCACCGCCGACAGCAGCCGGGCCAGGCTGCGTGAAGACTGGCCGTGGTGGTGCAGGCGGGCGATCAGCTGGCGCAGTTGCTGGATCTGCAGCGCCTGCCAACCGGCAATGCCGTGTTCCTTGCAGTAGCCGATGACCTTGTCCAGATCGCGACGGTAGCCCACCAACGTGTGCTCCGACACCTGGCGCTCGTTGCGCAGGTGTGCGCAATAAGCCTCCAGCTGGCGTTCCATCAGCGTACCGAGCGCAGGGTCTGGGTAACGCGCGGTACAACGCGGCCGAGCACTTCGGCGATGTAGCCGAGGAACAGGGTGCCGACGCTGCTCTTGTAGTGTTGCGGGTCGCGGCTACCGATAGCCAGCACCCCGTGCAGCCCCTGATATTCGAGGGTGGCCACGGCGCTGGAACCCACCTCCCGGCGCTGTTCTTCACCGAACAGGAACGCCAGCTCGTGTTCACGCAGGTTGCCACTGACCGTCTTGCCGCCGCCCAGCAGGGCACCGATGGCCTGTTGCGCCTCGGTGTTGCTGACCCAGCGCCCGACCGGCGCAACGTTGTCGCCGAACAGGATGAGGCTGACGAAGGGCACCTGGAATTCCTGGCGCAGGCTGTCTTCGACCGCCATCACCACTTCTTCCAGGGTGCCGGCATCGAGCAGGTCGAGGATCAGCCGTCGAGTCTTGTCGAACAGCCGGTCGTTGTCACGGGCCACGTCCATCAGTTGCGACAAGCGATGGCGCATCTCGATGTTGCGGTCGCGCAGCAGCTTGAGCTGGCGTTCCACCAGCGACACGCTGTCGCCACGCTGGTGCGGGATGTGCTGTTCGATCAGCAACTCGTCGTGCTCGGCGAAGAAGGTGGGGTGGGCGCGCAGGTAGGCGACCACCGCTTCGGCATCGAGCTCGGCGGACTGCTGGGGTACAACCTTGGGCTGATCGGTCATGGCGGTTACTCGCTTAGAGACGAACCTGTCCTTCGTAGACGCGCACGGCAGGGCCGGTCATCAACACGGGCTTGCCGGGGCCGGCCCATTCGATGTGCAGGCGGCCACCGGGCAGGTCGAGGGACACCGGGGAATCCATCCAGCCTTGGCTGATCGCTGCTACGGCCGCGGCGCAAGCGCCGGTGCCGCAGGCCTGGGTTTCGCCCGCGCCGCGTTCCCACACGCGCAGGTTGGCGCGGTGGCGGTCGATGACCTGGAGGAAGCCGGCATTCACCCGCTGCGGGAAGCGTGGGTGGTTTTCGATCTTCGGGCCCAGCTCATGCACGGGGGCAGTATGCACGTCGTCGACGCGCAGCACGGCATGCGGGTTACCCATGGACACGGCGGCAATCGAATGCAGCTGGCCGTCGACTTCCAGTGGGTAGTTTGGCGCCTGCGCGTCAGCGACGAAGGGGATTTCGGCAGGGATGAACCGCGGTGGGCCCATGTCGACACTCACCTGGCCGTCGTTCTGCACGTCCAGCACGATGATGCCGCTTTTGGTTTCCACGCGGATGCGCTTTTTCGCGGTCAGGCGCTTGTCCAGCACGAAACGGGCGAAGCAGCGCGCACCGTTGCCGCATTGCTCCACTTCAGAGCCGTCGGCGTTGAAGATGCGGTAGCGGAAGTCCACTTCCGGGTTGTTCGGTGCCTCGACGATCAGCAGCTGGTCGAAGCCGATGCCGGTATGCCGGTCACCCCATTGCTTGGCGTGCTTTGGCTGGATATGCGCGTGCTGGCTGACCAGGTCGAGGACCATGAAGTCGTTGCCCAGGCCATGCATCTTGGTAAAACGCAGCAGCATGGGCTTACTCCGGCAGCAGGCTTTCGCCAGCATACAGTTCGGCGATGGTCTCGCGGCGGCGAACTTCGAACGCCTGGTCGCCGTCGACCAGGATTTCAGCGCAACGGCCACGGGTGTTGTAGTTGGAGCTCATGACAAAACCATAGGCGCCCGCCGACTGTACGGCCAGCAGGTCGCCTTCGGCCAGGTTCAGCACACGGTCCTTGCCGAGGAAGTCGCCGGTCTCGCAGATCGGGCCGACCAGGTCGTAGGCACGGCCTTCGCCCTCGCGTGGGACGACCGGGCTGACACCCATCCAGGCCTGGTAGAGGGCCGGGCGAATCAGGTCGTTCATCGCTGCATCGATGATGGCAAAGTCCTTGTGTTCGGTGTGCTTGAGGTATTCCACGCGGGTCAGCAGCACGCCGGCGTTGGCCACGATGTAGCGGCCCGGCTCGAACACCAGGGCCAGGTCACGCTTGCCCACGCGCTCGCGAATAGCCTTGATGTAGTCGGCCACCAGCGGGGGTTCTTCGTCGCGGTAGCGCACGCCAACGCCGCCGCCCAGGTCCAGGTGGCGCAGGTGGATGCCGCAGTCGGCGAGGCGATCGACCAGGTCCAGCAGGCGGTCGAGGGCATCGAGGAACGGCTCCACAGTGGTCAGCTGCGAGCCGATGTGGCAGTCGACACCGACCACTTCCAGGTTCGGCAGCTGCGCGGCACGCACGTAGATGGCCTCGGCGTCGGCGATGGCGATGCCGAACTTGTTTTCTTTAAGGCCGGTGGAGATGTACGGGTGGGTACCGGCGTCAACGTCCGGGTTTACCCGCAGCGACACCGGGGCAACCTTGCCCATCTCGGCGGCCACGACTTGCAGGCGCTCCAGCTCGTCGGTGGACTCGACGTTGAAGCAGTGCACGCCCACTTCCAGGGCGCGGCGCATGTCTTCGCGGGTTTTGCCAACGCCGGAGAACACCACGCGGTCGGCGCGCCCGCCAGCAGCCAGCACGCGCTCCAGCTCACCGCCGGAGACAATGTCGAAACCTGCGCCCAGGCGCGCCAGCACGTTCAGCACGCCAAGGTTGGAGTTGGCCTTGACCGCGAAGCACACCAGGTGCTCGGCGCCTTGCAGGGCGTCGGTGTAGCTGCGGTACTGGGCCTCGATGTGGGCGCGCGAATACACATAGGTGGGGGTGCCGAAACGTTCGGCGACGGCCGACAGGGCCACCCCTTCCGCGAACAGCTGACCGTCGCGGTAGTTGAAAGCGTTCATCTGGTTTCCTTACTGCGCAGGCGACTGCTCGGGCTCGGACTGCAGCTCGGGCTGCTGCGCTGGCGCCGGGGCCGGCTTGGCTTTTGGCTGGTGCTGGTGCGACTTGTGCGCTTTGCCGTTATCGCCGTCTTCAGGCAGATACAGCGGGCCTTTCTGGCCGCAGGCCGAAACGAGGCAGGCAACAGCGACCAGCGCCGCGAAGGAGGAAATCAGGCGCTTCATGGGTGAAATCCTTAGAAAAATGCAGTATTGCGCCCGAGTATACCGAGCGACCGGCGGCTTGCCTATGCAAGGGCCGGTCCGCCGGGCGGGCTATTCTTACCGCCTTCAATGGCTAATCTTTGCATTCGGCGCCAAGCGCCCGTATCTTGCCCGGCTTGCCTGTAACGCAGCCAATTTCGAGGTTCCTGCAATGAGTTTGAGTGAAGCGCGTTTCCATGATCTGGTCGACGCGACCCAACAGGCCCTGGAAGACCTGTTCGACGAGAGCGGCATGGACCTGGACATGGAGAACTCCGCCGGTGTTCTCACCGTCAAGTTCGAAGGTGGCGCCCAGCTGATCTTCAGCCGCCAGGAACCGCTGCGCCAGCTATGGCTGGCCGACCGTTCGGGTGGTTTCCACTTCGACTACGACGAAGAGAGCAAGAAGTGGGTGTGCGAGAAGAGCGACGAGCTGTTGGGCGAGATGCTCGAGCGCATCGTCTGGGAGCGGGCTGGCGAGAAGCTGGACTTCGACGAGATCTGACATGAGCAGCGTCCAGGCCCGGCCACCCAAGCCGCTCTACAGCAACGTCAGCCCCGCCGTGCCATCGCCGTGCATCAGCGTTTGCCGGCTGGACGAGCAGCGGGTGTGCACCGGCTGCCAGCGGCATGTGGAGCACATTCGCGAGTGGCGTTCCGCCGATGACGAACGGCGTCGGCAGATCTGCCGCGAGGCCCAGGCCCTGCGCGACCAGGCTAAGCCACACTCATAGCAAGGGCTTGAGTATTTGCCCGGCTGTGGTAGTGTCGGGTTTCTGCGTCGGTGACGCCAAAGCCTTCACAAACCCCGCCCTTGGGCGGGGTTTTGCTTTATCTGCACGACGAAAATCGCCTGTTCAAAGGAGTCTGACTGGATCATGAGCACCAAGCCTTCCCTCATCCTCACCCGATTGGACGTACAGCGTCTGGAGCGTCTGATCGACAGCCTCGACGAGAGTACGCCGGGTGTGCTCGCCCTGCAGGACGAGCTGGACCGCGCCGAGCAGGTGGTCGGTCACGAGGACGTGCCAGCGGGCGTGGTGACCATGAACTCGCGCGTGCACTGCCGTGAGGAAGCCAGCGGCAAGGACTACCACCTGACGTTGGTCTATCCGAAGGACGCAGGGCCGGAAGGCAATGTCTCGGTCCTGGCACCGATCGGCTGCGCTTTGCTGGGGCTTTCGGTGGGCGAGCAGATCGACTGGCCGGCACCGGGTGGCAAGACCCTCAAGCTGAAGCTGCTGGAAGTGGAGTACCAGCCAGAAGCGGCGGGCGATTACGACCTGTAAGGGCAAGGGGGCCGCTGCGCGGCCCATCGCCGGCAAGCCAGCTCCCACAAGGGTTGCACAAGGCCCGAGGCCGGCACCGTACCTGTGGGAGCTGGCTTGCCGGCGATGGGCTGCAAAGCAGCCCCCGATCACTCACTTAGCACCTGCTCCAACCCCTCATTCAACGCCTGCTCCAGCACCCGCTTGTAGCTCAGGTACACCTGCGTCGCCCCCAGCCGATCATCCAGCAACTCGGACAAATCCAGGTCGGTGATGTAGCACCGGTACTGTCCGGCCCCGCGCCGTTGCCCGATGATCTGCCTGGCCACCACCGCATACAGCTGCCCACCATGCTCCAGCTCGGAAAACTCTTGCTGGTCGCAGTACAGCGTCACATGCGCCGCACCCGCCACGCCGGCCTGGATGATGGCCTGCACCTCATAGTAAGGCTGGCCGCTGCCTTCGACCGGAGCCTGGCGCGGCTCGATGCTGCGCGCCTTGCCAGCGCCGGAAGGCAACAGTTGTGCGTAGTGGATGTCCAGCGAGGCAGCGCGCTGGGTATCCAGCGGCAGCCGGGCATCACGGCGCATCACCACCGAACGCAGGAAACGCTGCAGCGGCAGCAGCAGGTGGGCTTCGTCATGCAGGGGAAGGCGCTGCTGCCACAGGGCATTGTACTCATCCAGCACATACAACTCGGCCCAGCCACCCTGCAGGCGATAGAACACCTGGATGCAAGCCGGGCGGCCCTGTTCCAGCACCAGGCGCAGGTCATGGTCCAGCAGGGCATTGGTATCCAGGTACAGCGGGCTGTAGGCGCTACGCTCTTCGCCCAGGTGGGCCAGCAGTGCCTCGTGCTCGGCCAGGGTGGCCAGGCCTATGTGCCCGGCCATCAGCTCCAGCACATGGGTGTGCTGAGCCACCTCTAGCAGGTAACGGTGGTTGGCGCCCTGGTCCAGCAGCAGCTGCACCGTGTCGAAAATTTCCTCCACGCGCTGGCCGATGGCTTGTGCGCGACTCTGGCAAAAGCAGCGCACCCGCACCCGTGGTCGGTGGCCGCGCAGCACCGGGCTGTTGAGGAAGTCGCGCAAGCAACGCACCAGTGCATGTTCGCCGTCGTAGCGCTGGACCAGCACTTCGTTCCAGCTGTTCAGGGTGACCTGGTCCAGGGTCAGGACCAGGTTCTCGCGCACGCCTGCGTAGCTCAACGAGTCGGTACGCTCGGTGGTCATCAGGATGTTCAGGTCGCGGTGATGGCGCAGCGGGTCGATGGCGACGTTGACCAGCAACAACACCTCGTCGGCAACGCTGGGCTGCAGCAGGCGCACTTCGCTGACGATCGGCAAGGGCAGGGGAATACTGTGCTGCAGGCAACCGATCAGGTTGAACAGCTCGAATTCACTGAGGTCGCTGGCGCCCGGGTGCAGCGCCACGCGCGTGCTGCTGTCGATCACGCCGTTGCGATGGGCCCACGCCAGCAGCTCCAGCAGCTCGCGGCAGCGTTTTATCGGGCTGAAGTGCTCCACCTCGTGGGTGCTCAGGTTGCCGCTGTACAGCTCCCAGTGGTAGCTGCCGGGTTCCTTGCGGTTGGGCGCCTGGACCAGCGTCACGGTGCCTTCGGCGAGGTCCGGGGCGATGCCGGGGTTGATCACCTCGACCTTGCCGGCGCGGCGCTCAAAGGCCGCATACAGGCGCCGGCCCAGCACATTGAGGTCGCGCTGCTCGGCGCGGCTGCTGGCGTTTTGGGTGCTGGCGAACTGGCTGAGGAAGCGGTAGCTATGGTTCAGCTCCGCCACCAGTTCGCGGCGCTCGACAGCGACTTGTTGCACTTTCCACTGGCTACGGCTGTCCAGCAGGGCCAGCTGGCGCTCGTCCCAGCCCCACTCGTCTGCCAGCCGTTGCAACAGCCGGCGCTGCCAGCCATTGGTGCGGCCCTGGTCGCTGAGCTTTTTGTTCACCTTCAGGTACAGGCTGCGCCTCACCAGCTCCAGGCGCGCGGGCTCGCCACGTTGCAGCAGGTAACGTTCGATGCGTCGGTACACCATCACATACGGGTCCAGCTCGTCGAGGTCGAGCTGGTTGGCGAACACCGCCTGCTTGTAATCCAGGCTCAGGCAGCGGACGGCCGGGTGCTCACTGGCGTAGGCCTCGGTCAGCAGCAGCTTGAGTAGCGACTTGTAGGGCGAATCGATGCCCTTGAACAGTTGCCACAGGCCGGCACCGACGAACTCGCCGGGCGGAACGTGCGCCAGGTTGCCCAGGTCGAGGGCGTCCTGGCTGCGGATGAAGCGCTTGGTCAGCAGGGTCTGGGTGTAGGTGTGGTAATTGTGTTCCTGGTAGACGGGTACCAGCCACCACAGTGGTGTACGCCCTGCCAGCCATAGGGTAGTGCGATAGAACTCGTCCAGCAGCAGGTAGTGTTGAGTGGTGCCGCAGTCGTCGGAGCCCAGTTGGCCATCGCGCTGGCCTTGGGCAAAGCCTTGCGTGTCGATCAGGAAGAAGTGCGCCTCGGCGCCCAGGCTTGCCGCCCAGTCCTCCAGCAATTGGCACTTGCGGCGCAGTTCTCCCAGCAAGTGCTCGGGCAAGCCGGGCGCATGGCACACCCACAGGTCCATGTCGCTGTGCTCGGCCTGGGCCAGTGAGCCCAGGCTGCCCATCAGGTACAGGCCATGGATCGGGCGTGGCGGGTTGCCATGGCGGGCCTTGTAGGTGAACGAGCGGGCCAGGCGCTGGGCCTCGACCACCAGCTCGGCACCTGGCTCGTAGCCCGATACGCCCGCAGGCGTGCTGCCCGAGACGTAGCCCGGCAACAAGGGGTGGTTCACGTGAAACAGCAGCGGCAGCAGCGTCAGTACTTGCTGCTGGCGTGTCGACAAACCTTCCATTGCCCGTTGCAGGCGCCCCTGGTTCAGCTGCAGGAAACGCGCACGCAATGTCGCCAGGACCTTGCGATCGATGCCTTCGTCCAGGTCGGGGCGGATTTCGTGAGGGTGGTTCATTGTGCGCTCGGGCAGGCCAGTAAAGCTGTGGCGAGTTTAGCTTGAGTGGC
It contains:
- the lysA gene encoding diaminopimelate decarboxylase, coding for MNAFNYRDGQLFAEGVALSAVAERFGTPTYVYSRAHIEAQYRSYTDALQGAEHLVCFAVKANSNLGVLNVLARLGAGFDIVSGGELERVLAAGGRADRVVFSGVGKTREDMRRALEVGVHCFNVESTDELERLQVVAAEMGKVAPVSLRVNPDVDAGTHPYISTGLKENKFGIAIADAEAIYVRAAQLPNLEVVGVDCHIGSQLTTVEPFLDALDRLLDLVDRLADCGIHLRHLDLGGGVGVRYRDEEPPLVADYIKAIRERVGKRDLALVFEPGRYIVANAGVLLTRVEYLKHTEHKDFAIIDAAMNDLIRPALYQAWMGVSPVVPREGEGRAYDLVGPICETGDFLGKDRVLNLAEGDLLAVQSAGAYGFVMSSNYNTRGRCAEILVDGDQAFEVRRRETIAELYAGESLLPE
- a CDS encoding DUF484 family protein; protein product: MTDQPKVVPQQSAELDAEAVVAYLRAHPTFFAEHDELLIEQHIPHQRGDSVSLVERQLKLLRDRNIEMRHRLSQLMDVARDNDRLFDKTRRLILDLLDAGTLEEVVMAVEDSLRQEFQVPFVSLILFGDNVAPVGRWVSNTEAQQAIGALLGGGKTVSGNLREHELAFLFGEEQRREVGSSAVATLEYQGLHGVLAIGSRDPQHYKSSVGTLFLGYIAEVLGRVVPRVTQTLRSVR
- a CDS encoding HAD family hydrolase yields the protein MSIKLITFDLDDTLWDTAPVIASAEVVLRDWLEANAPILGGVPVEHLFAIRERLVQAEPGLKHRISALRRRVLFHALEEVGYSEKQAQALANEGFEVFLHARHQVEIFPEVQPVLEILRHHYILGVVTNGNADVSRLGLADYFRFALCAEDLGIGKPDPAPFLEALRRGEADASTAVHIGDHPGDDIAGAQRAGLRAVWFNPQGKAWTGEQAPDAEIQRLSQLPDVLSRWR
- a CDS encoding DUF1289 domain-containing protein — protein: MSSVQARPPKPLYSNVSPAVPSPCISVCRLDEQRVCTGCQRHVEHIREWRSADDERRRQICREAQALRDQAKPHS
- a CDS encoding class I adenylate cyclase; translated protein: MNHPHEIRPDLDEGIDRKVLATLRARFLQLNQGRLQRAMEGLSTRQQQVLTLLPLLFHVNHPLLPGYVSGSTPAGVSGYEPGAELVVEAQRLARSFTYKARHGNPPRPIHGLYLMGSLGSLAQAEHSDMDLWVCHAPGLPEHLLGELRRKCQLLEDWAASLGAEAHFFLIDTQGFAQGQRDGQLGSDDCGTTQHYLLLDEFYRTTLWLAGRTPLWWLVPVYQEHNYHTYTQTLLTKRFIRSQDALDLGNLAHVPPGEFVGAGLWQLFKGIDSPYKSLLKLLLTEAYASEHPAVRCLSLDYKQAVFANQLDLDELDPYVMVYRRIERYLLQRGEPARLELVRRSLYLKVNKKLSDQGRTNGWQRRLLQRLADEWGWDERQLALLDSRSQWKVQQVAVERRELVAELNHSYRFLSQFASTQNASSRAEQRDLNVLGRRLYAAFERRAGKVEVINPGIAPDLAEGTVTLVQAPNRKEPGSYHWELYSGNLSTHEVEHFSPIKRCRELLELLAWAHRNGVIDSSTRVALHPGASDLSEFELFNLIGCLQHSIPLPLPIVSEVRLLQPSVADEVLLLVNVAIDPLRHHRDLNILMTTERTDSLSYAGVRENLVLTLDQVTLNSWNEVLVQRYDGEHALVRCLRDFLNSPVLRGHRPRVRVRCFCQSRAQAIGQRVEEIFDTVQLLLDQGANHRYLLEVAQHTHVLELMAGHIGLATLAEHEALLAHLGEERSAYSPLYLDTNALLDHDLRLVLEQGRPACIQVFYRLQGGWAELYVLDEYNALWQQRLPLHDEAHLLLPLQRFLRSVVMRRDARLPLDTQRAASLDIHYAQLLPSGAGKARSIEPRQAPVEGSGQPYYEVQAIIQAGVAGAAHVTLYCDQQEFSELEHGGQLYAVVARQIIGQRRGAGQYRCYITDLDLSELLDDRLGATQVYLSYKRVLEQALNEGLEQVLSE
- the lptM gene encoding LPS translocon maturation chaperone LptM, yielding MKRLISSFAALVAVACLVSACGQKGPLYLPEDGDNGKAHKSHQHQPKAKPAPAPAQQPELQSEPEQSPAQ
- the cyaY gene encoding iron donor protein CyaY, which codes for MSLSEARFHDLVDATQQALEDLFDESGMDLDMENSAGVLTVKFEGGAQLIFSRQEPLRQLWLADRSGGFHFDYDEESKKWVCEKSDELLGEMLERIVWERAGEKLDFDEI
- the xerC gene encoding tyrosine recombinase XerC, coding for MERQLEAYCAHLRNERQVSEHTLVGYRRDLDKVIGYCKEHGIAGWQALQIQQLRQLIARLHHHGQSSRSLARLLSAVRGLYRYLNREGLCQHDPATGLSAPKGERRLPKVLDTDRALQLLDGGVDDDFIARRDQAILELFYSSGLRLSELTNLDLDHIDLAAGLVQVLGKGGKARVLPVGRKAREALQAWYRLRGIGNPRDRAVFITRQGNRITPRAVQQRVKKAGERELGQHLHPHMLRHSFASHVLESSQDLRAVQEMLGHADISTTQIYTHLDFQHLAAVYDSAHPRAKRSKGTDS
- a CDS encoding ammonium transporter, translating into MTLRKIAGLGALLSLVMPGLALAEEAAPALNSGDTAWMLTATALVLFMTIPGLALFYGGMVRSKNVLSVMMQCFAITGLMSILWVVYGYSMAFDTTGMEKGVLNFNSFVGGFSKAFLSGVTPENLTSATALFPEAVFITFQMTFAIITPALIVGAFAERMKFSAMLVFMGIWFTLVYAPIAHMVWSGDGALMWDWGVLDFAGGTVVHINAGIAGLVCCLVLGKRKGYPTTPMAPHNLGYTLMGAAMLWIGWFGFNAGSAAAANGTAGMAMLVTQIATAAAALGWMFAEWIGHGKPSALGIASGVVAGLVAITPAAGTVGPMGALVIGLASGVICYFCATTLKRRLGYDDSLDAFGVHGIGGIIGAILTGVFAAPALGGFGTVTDIGMQVWIQAKGVIFTVVYTAIVTYVILKVLDVVMGLRVNEEEESVGLDLAQHNERGYNL
- the rnk gene encoding nucleoside diphosphate kinase regulator, producing MSTKPSLILTRLDVQRLERLIDSLDESTPGVLALQDELDRAEQVVGHEDVPAGVVTMNSRVHCREEASGKDYHLTLVYPKDAGPEGNVSVLAPIGCALLGLSVGEQIDWPAPGGKTLKLKLLEVEYQPEAAGDYDL
- the dapF gene encoding diaminopimelate epimerase → MLLRFTKMHGLGNDFMVLDLVSQHAHIQPKHAKQWGDRHTGIGFDQLLIVEAPNNPEVDFRYRIFNADGSEVEQCGNGARCFARFVLDKRLTAKKRIRVETKSGIIVLDVQNDGQVSVDMGPPRFIPAEIPFVADAQAPNYPLEVDGQLHSIAAVSMGNPHAVLRVDDVHTAPVHELGPKIENHPRFPQRVNAGFLQVIDRHRANLRVWERGAGETQACGTGACAAAVAAISQGWMDSPVSLDLPGGRLHIEWAGPGKPVLMTGPAVRVYEGQVRL
- the sutA gene encoding transcriptional regulator SutA, yielding MSDDDLENDDLEVGDEDEADEGLEAAADDGVEDAGDDDSSPAPAAKGKSKAAVSVDEMPSMEAKQKERDALAKAMEEFLSRGGKVQEVEANVVADPPKKPDNKYGSRPI